A part of Aegilops tauschii subsp. strangulata cultivar AL8/78 chromosome 2, Aet v6.0, whole genome shotgun sequence genomic DNA contains:
- the LOC109774558 gene encoding uncharacterized protein has translation MESCQLVRESTSSSGRLEEAEEEAFFDTRQDLLASPAPSPAPALPWSSGGLDGLDSVRDRKERFFRSMGLECGPSPRQAVDPVFAAGEAEKQQEEEAVPETGRLSSHSENDCSMSSWSTEETTSYDEGGASDDNSVGGSSKDDGSSKVSRSSSSFSFIRRLMSRNGKPSGAPRTVEMRRSGWLERLGVAVCAVDNAADEPSTSSSDSEPIHGGRYERVKVRSYRKRSKELSALYQGQVIKGHDGAILTMKFSPDGQFLATGGEDGVVRVWGVSQSDDCKIPLDDPSCVYLKARRKNGLAPVSVDSEKLRKSKSMGMKKTGDSTCIVIPTMVFQISEEPLHEFYGHSADVLDLSWSNNKHLLSASTDKTVRLWEIGSANCIKVFPHSNFVTCVQFNPTNDNCFITGSIDGKVRVWDITRCSVVDWADVRDIVTAVCYRPDGKGAVVGTITGNCRFYDASDNLLRLETQIALSGKKSSLKRITNFQFCPNNPSKLMVTSADSKIRMLDGTNVIQNYSGLRSGSCQMSASFTPDGEHIVSASEDSNIYVWNRDNQDDSVWRQAKTTYSSERFLSNNAAIAIPWHGTKPRSHVSLASHIQFKYSSSKSFPSRPSAPGIFNLNQELFAEPSCKGASATWPEEMLPSGSIGASLDETQHKLLRNCSQSTANSWGRVIVTAGWDGRIRSFQNYGLPVHQ, from the exons ATGGAGTCGTGCCAATTAGTGCGGGAGAGCACTAGTAGTAGCGGTAGgctggaggaggcggaggaggaggcctTCTTCGACACGCGCCAGGACCTGCTGGCCTCGCCGGCGCCCAGCCCGGCACCGGCATTGCCGTGGTCGTCCGGCGGCCTCGATGGCCTCGACAGCGTGCGGGACAGGAAGGAGCGCTTCTTCAGAAGCATGGGCCTCGAGTGCGGCCCGAGCCCCAGGCAGGCAGTGGATCCCGTGTTTGCCGCCGGCGAGGCGGAGaagcagcaggaggaggaggctgtGCCGGAGACTGGGAGGCTGTCGTCGCACTCGGAGAACGACTGCTCCATGTCCAGTTGGTCCACGGAGGAGACCACGAGCTACGACGAGGGCGGCGCGTCGGACGACAATTCCGTCGGTGGATCCAGCAAGGACGATGGCAGCAGCAAGGTCAGCAGGAGCTCCAGTTCGTTCTCGTTTATCCGGCGGCTTATGAGCCGAAATGGCAAGCCTTCCGGCGCTCCGAGGACGGTTGAGATGAGGAGAAGCGGGTGGCTGGAGAGGCTCGGCGTGGCCGTTTGTGCTGTGGATAATGCGGCGGATGAACCTAGCACCAGCTCCTCTGACAGCGAGCCGATTCATGGTGGAAGGTATGAGAGAGTCAAGGTCCGATCGTACCGGAAGCGGTCCAAGGAATTGTCTGCGCTCTACCAAGGCCAAGTGATCAAGGGACACGATGGTGCCATCCTTACGATGAAGTTCAGTCCTGATGGGCAGTTCCTCGCAACCGGCGGCGAAGACGGAGTCGTCCGGGTTTGGGGTGTTTCGCAGTCTGATGACTGCAAAATTCCTCTGGATGACCCCTCTTGCGTCTACCTCAAAGCGCGGCGCAAGAATGGGTTGGCGCCGGTGAGCGTCGACAGCGAGAAGCTGCGCAAATCCAAGAGTATGGGCATGAAGAAGACTGGAGACTCTACCTGCATTGTGATTCCAACAATGGTTTTCCAAATTTCAGAGGAACCGTTGCACGAGTTCTATGGGCATTCTGCTGATGTATTGGATCTGTCCTGGTCAAACAACAAG CATCTGTTGTCGGCTTCGACAGACAAAACTGTCCGCCTGTGGGAAATTGGATCTGCAAACTGCATCAAAGTTTTCCCGCATAGCAACTTTG TGACTTGTGTCCAATTTAATCCGACGAACGACAATTGCTTCATCACTGGATCGATTGACGGCAAAGTTCGTGTATGGGACATAACTAGATGCAGCGTTGTGGACTGGGCAGATGTTAGGGACATAGTTACAGCGGTCTGTTACCGACCTGATGGAAAG GGTGCAGTGGTTGGAACGATTACTGGAAATTGTCGGTTTTATGACGCATCGGACAACCTGCTGCGGTTGGAAACTCAGATTGCACTCAGTGGCAAGAAATCCTCTTTGAAGAGAATCACAAATTTTCAG TTCTGTCCAAACAACCCAAGTAAACTAATGGTAACATCTGCTGACTCCAAGATCAGAATGCTTGACGGAACCAATGTGATTCAGAATTACAGTG GACTCCGAAGTGGTTCATGCCAGATGTCAGCATCCTTCACACCAGACGGGGAGCACATAGTTTCTGCCagtgaagactccaacatttatGTCTGGAACCGTGACAACCAAGATGATTCTGTGTGGCGACAAGCGAAAACCACATATTCCTCTGAGCGCTTCCTATCCAACAACGCAGCCATCGCGATACCATGGCACGGCACAAAACCAAGGAGCCATGTTTCCTTGGCCTCTCATATCCAATTCAAGTACAGCTCCAGCAAAAGTTTTCCTTCAAGACCCTCTGCCCCTGGCATTTTCAACCTCAACCAGGAGTTGTTCGCGGAGCCCTCGTGCAAAGGCGCCTCGGCAACTTGGCCAGAGGAAATGCTGCCGTCTGGCTCGATCGGCGCAAGCCTGGACGAGACGCAGCACAAGCTTCTGAGGAACTGCTCCCAGAGCACGGCGAACTCCTGGGGCCGGGTGATCGTCACGGCGGGGTGGGACGGCAGGATCAGGTCGTTCCAGAATTACGGCCTGCCGGTGCATCAGTGA